In a genomic window of Alkalilimnicola sp. S0819:
- the dksA gene encoding RNA polymerase-binding protein DksA → MSQKQHAPVKDFTPYEPSKGEEYMSREQLDHFRDLLQTWKQQLQEEVERTMSHMRDDANNYADPADRASQEEEFALELRTRDRERKLIRKIDQTLEKIRQDDYGYCEQCGIEIGLRRLEARPTATLCIDCKTLEEIREKQRVA, encoded by the coding sequence ATGTCCCAGAAACAACATGCGCCGGTAAAGGATTTTACGCCGTACGAACCCAGCAAGGGTGAGGAGTACATGAGCCGCGAGCAGCTGGATCATTTCCGTGATCTGCTGCAGACCTGGAAGCAGCAACTCCAGGAAGAAGTCGAGCGCACCATGAGCCACATGCGCGACGACGCCAACAACTATGCCGATCCCGCGGACCGTGCCTCTCAGGAGGAGGAGTTCGCCCTGGAACTGCGCACCCGTGACCGCGAGCGCAAGTTGATTCGCAAGATCGACCAGACCCTGGAGAAGATCCGTCAGGACGATTACGGCTACTGCGAGCAGTGCGGCATCGAGATCGGCCTGCGCCGGCTGGAGGCTCGCCCCACGGCCACGCTGTGCATCGATTGCAAGACCCTGGAAGAGATTCGGGAGAAGCAGCGGGTGGCGTGA
- the hslO gene encoding Hsp33 family molecular chaperone HslO, with protein MSSPDHLYRFVFEHANVRGEFVQLEDAYQEVLRRREYPPVLRDLMGRGLAAAALLVATVKFRGSLVLQAQGEGPLSLFVVQAGSNGGLRAMARWEGELAERPLGELCTNGYLAITIDPEGEGERYQGIVGLQGEGLAEALDAYFRDSEQLETRVWLAADGERAAGLLVQRLPGDDPDEDAWNRAEKLAETVTEAELLALPVTELLHRLYHEEDLRLFDPVPHRFQCSCSRERVEGMLKSLGSEEVHDILTEQGAVEVACDYCGEGYRFDAVDVDAMFSGEPPTETPPTRH; from the coding sequence ATGAGCAGCCCCGACCATCTTTACCGTTTCGTCTTCGAGCACGCCAATGTGCGCGGTGAATTCGTGCAGCTGGAAGACGCCTACCAGGAAGTGCTGCGCCGCCGGGAATACCCGCCGGTGCTGCGGGATCTGATGGGCCGGGGGCTGGCCGCCGCCGCCCTGCTGGTGGCGACCGTCAAGTTCCGCGGCTCGCTGGTGCTGCAGGCCCAGGGCGAGGGGCCGTTGAGCCTGTTCGTGGTGCAGGCGGGCAGCAACGGCGGGCTGCGCGCCATGGCGCGCTGGGAAGGCGAGCTGGCCGAGCGCCCCCTGGGCGAGCTCTGCACCAACGGTTATCTGGCCATCACCATTGACCCGGAAGGGGAGGGTGAGCGCTACCAGGGCATCGTCGGTCTGCAGGGCGAGGGCCTGGCCGAGGCGCTGGATGCCTACTTCCGCGACTCCGAGCAGCTGGAAACCCGCGTGTGGCTCGCCGCCGACGGAGAGCGTGCGGCGGGGCTGCTGGTGCAGCGCCTGCCCGGCGATGACCCGGACGAGGACGCCTGGAATCGCGCCGAGAAGCTGGCCGAGACGGTGACGGAAGCGGAGCTGCTGGCGCTGCCCGTGACCGAGTTGCTGCACCGCTTGTACCACGAGGAAGACCTGCGTCTGTTCGACCCGGTGCCTCATCGCTTCCAGTGCAGCTGCTCGCGGGAGCGGGTGGAGGGGATGCTCAAATCCCTGGGCTCGGAGGAAGTGCACGATATTCTCACCGAGCAGGGCGCGGTGGAGGTGGCCTGCGATTATTGCGGCGAGGGCTACCGCTTCGATGCCGTGGACGTGGATGCCATGTTCAGCGGGGAGCCGCCTACGGAGACGCCGCCTACACGCCATTGA
- a CDS encoding tetratricopeptide repeat protein, which yields MIELPRMLRTRRPSLITLLAPALALGLAACAGPQPREAAAPAPEPAAEAPPRSADADLMLKLLAAEMALREQDAGAALGYYREAMALSNSPRVASRTAQLARYLGRDELVREAAERWRVWAPEDPQPLRLLGLLRLEAGAQAEALALLAEFVEGSGATAEAFEQLLADLRQSSAADRSLAVGEALAERFPDSPDAQLALGRLALWEQRYALVDEAAARALALRPDWRDAWFLRAEAQRRSGDEVAALETLDQALKSQPADYELRLQYARGLLGAGFSEQALAQFRRLLRQRPADARVLYAAGLLALETGEPEQARGYLLKLLELGEQTDAAQYFLGRLAESEGDLEGALRWYGRVQGGEYQARAQLRRPAVLAAEGNLAGARKMLAELRNAQPELAMQAWLGEVALLREAGARDEARAMLDQALERHPGEPDLLYSRALMAAEAGDVARAEEDLRAVLAGNPDNARALNALGYTLVDLTERVEEGFALIRRAYQGAPDDPAVIDSMGWAHYRMGELEQALDYLSRAYELYPDQEVGAHLGEVLWQLGRREEARAIWRAVLERDSASPAVRETMERLTR from the coding sequence ATGATCGAGTTGCCCCGCATGTTGCGCACTAGACGCCCTTCGTTGATCACCTTGCTCGCGCCGGCCCTGGCTCTGGGGCTGGCTGCCTGCGCCGGGCCGCAGCCCCGTGAGGCAGCTGCCCCGGCGCCCGAACCCGCGGCCGAGGCGCCGCCCCGCAGTGCCGATGCGGATCTGATGCTGAAGCTGCTCGCCGCCGAGATGGCGCTGCGCGAGCAGGACGCGGGGGCGGCGCTCGGCTACTACCGGGAGGCCATGGCCTTGAGCAACAGCCCCCGGGTGGCCAGTCGCACCGCGCAGTTGGCCCGCTACCTGGGGCGCGATGAGCTGGTGCGGGAGGCCGCCGAGCGTTGGCGCGTCTGGGCGCCGGAAGACCCCCAGCCCCTGCGCCTGCTGGGCCTGCTGCGCCTGGAGGCGGGCGCCCAGGCTGAGGCGCTGGCCCTGCTCGCCGAGTTCGTCGAGGGCAGTGGCGCCACCGCCGAGGCTTTTGAGCAACTGCTGGCGGATCTGCGTCAGTCCTCGGCCGCCGATCGCAGCCTGGCGGTGGGCGAGGCGCTGGCCGAGCGCTTTCCGGACAGCCCCGACGCACAGCTCGCGCTGGGGCGGCTGGCGCTGTGGGAGCAGCGCTACGCGCTGGTGGATGAAGCCGCCGCCCGTGCCCTGGCGCTGCGTCCAGACTGGCGCGATGCCTGGTTCCTGCGCGCCGAGGCGCAGCGTCGGTCCGGCGACGAGGTGGCCGCCCTGGAAACCCTGGATCAGGCCCTGAAAAGTCAGCCCGCGGACTACGAGCTGCGGCTTCAGTACGCCCGCGGACTGCTGGGCGCGGGTTTTTCCGAGCAGGCCCTGGCGCAGTTCCGGCGCTTGCTCAGGCAGCGGCCGGCCGACGCCCGGGTGCTCTACGCCGCAGGTCTGCTGGCGTTGGAGACCGGCGAGCCGGAGCAGGCGCGCGGCTATCTGTTGAAGCTGCTGGAGCTGGGGGAGCAGACCGACGCGGCGCAGTATTTCCTGGGTCGCCTGGCAGAATCCGAAGGGGATCTGGAAGGGGCCTTGCGCTGGTACGGCCGGGTGCAGGGCGGCGAGTACCAGGCCCGGGCGCAGTTGCGCCGTCCCGCGGTGTTGGCGGCCGAGGGCAACCTGGCCGGCGCCCGGAAAATGCTCGCCGAACTGCGAAACGCCCAGCCGGAGCTGGCGATGCAGGCCTGGCTGGGCGAAGTGGCGCTGCTGCGCGAGGCCGGTGCCCGGGATGAGGCGCGGGCAATGCTGGATCAGGCTCTGGAGAGGCACCCCGGGGAGCCCGATCTGCTCTACAGCCGTGCCCTGATGGCCGCCGAGGCGGGGGATGTGGCCCGCGCCGAGGAGGATCTGCGCGCGGTGCTGGCCGGCAACCCGGACAATGCCCGGGCCTTGAACGCGCTGGGCTACACTCTGGTGGATCTCACCGAGCGGGTGGAGGAGGGCTTCGCGCTGATCCGCCGCGCCTACCAGGGTGCCCCGGACGACCCGGCGGTTATCGATAGCATGGGTTGGGCCCATTACCGGATGGGCGAACTGGAGCAGGCGCTGGATTATCTCAGCCGGGCCTACGAACTCTACCCAGACCAGGAAGTCGGCGCGCATCTCGGCGAGGTGCTCTGGCAGCTGGGCCGGCGGGAGGAGGCGCGGGCGATTTGGCGGGCGGTGCTGGAGCGTGATTCGGCGAGCCCCGCCGTGCGTGAGACCATGGAGCGACTGACCCGGTGA
- the gatB gene encoding Asp-tRNA(Asn)/Glu-tRNA(Gln) amidotransferase subunit GatB, which yields MEWETVIGLEIHTQLATRSKIFSGASTSYGAAPNTQACAIDLAMPGVLPVLNREVVRMAAKFGLAIGARISPRSVFARKNYFYPDLPKGYQISQYELPIVAEGEVEIELPGGERKRIGVTRAHLEEDAGKSLHEDFAGMTGVDLNRAGTPLLEIVSEPDMRSAVEAVAYAKKIHSLVRYLEICDGNMQEGSFRCDANVSVRPKGQAVFGTRAELKNLNSFRFLEKAINFEVERQIELIESGGTVVQETRLYDADRDETRSMRSKEEAHDYRYFPDPDLLPVELSEDFLAAVRETLPELPDVKRERFMAEYGLSADDAAILTASRDQADYYESVVQASGHQPKLAANWVMGELAAALNRSEIPLDRSPVTPGMLGQLIQRITDNTISGKIAKDVFEAMWQGEGEPDAIIEAKGLKQVTDTGAIEAMVDEVLGANPAQVEQYRAGKEKMLGFFVGQIMKASKGKANPAQVNELLRAKLKQD from the coding sequence CCTGCGCCATCGACCTGGCCATGCCCGGTGTCTTGCCGGTGCTCAACCGTGAAGTGGTGCGCATGGCGGCCAAGTTCGGTCTGGCCATAGGCGCGCGCATCAGCCCGCGCTCGGTGTTCGCCCGCAAGAACTACTTCTACCCCGACCTGCCCAAGGGCTATCAGATCTCGCAGTACGAGCTGCCCATCGTCGCCGAGGGGGAAGTGGAGATCGAGTTGCCGGGCGGTGAGCGCAAGCGCATTGGTGTGACCCGGGCGCACCTGGAAGAGGATGCGGGCAAGTCTCTGCACGAGGATTTCGCCGGCATGACCGGCGTGGATCTCAACCGCGCGGGCACACCGCTGCTGGAGATCGTCTCCGAGCCCGACATGCGCTCCGCTGTCGAGGCCGTGGCCTACGCCAAGAAGATCCACAGCCTGGTGCGATACCTGGAGATCTGTGATGGCAATATGCAGGAAGGCTCCTTCCGTTGCGATGCCAACGTCTCCGTGCGCCCGAAGGGGCAGGCGGTGTTCGGCACCCGGGCCGAGTTGAAGAACCTCAACTCCTTTCGCTTCCTGGAGAAGGCTATCAACTTCGAGGTGGAGCGCCAGATCGAACTGATCGAGTCCGGCGGGACCGTGGTGCAGGAAACCCGCCTGTATGACGCCGACCGGGACGAGACGCGCTCCATGCGCAGCAAGGAAGAAGCCCACGACTACCGCTACTTCCCCGACCCGGATCTGCTGCCGGTGGAACTTTCCGAGGATTTCCTCGCCGCGGTGCGGGAGACCCTGCCCGAGTTGCCGGACGTGAAGCGTGAGCGCTTCATGGCGGAATACGGCCTGAGCGCCGATGATGCCGCGATACTGACCGCCAGCCGCGATCAGGCTGATTACTACGAGTCCGTGGTGCAGGCCAGTGGGCATCAGCCGAAACTGGCTGCCAACTGGGTCATGGGCGAGTTGGCCGCGGCGCTCAATCGCAGCGAGATCCCGCTCGATCGCAGCCCCGTCACCCCGGGCATGCTCGGGCAGTTGATACAGCGCATCACCGACAACACCATTTCGGGCAAGATTGCCAAGGACGTGTTCGAAGCCATGTGGCAGGGCGAGGGCGAGCCGGATGCCATCATCGAGGCGAAAGGCCTCAAGCAGGTCACCGACACCGGCGCCATCGAAGCCATGGTGGACGAGGTGCTCGGCGCCAACCCCGCGCAGGTGGAGCAGTACCGCGCCGGCAAGGAGAAGATGCTGGGCTTTTTCGTCGGCCAGATCATGAAGGCCTCCAAGGGCAAGGCCAACCCGGCGCAGGTCAATGAACTGCTGCGGGCCAAGCTGAAGCAGGACTGA
- the clpX gene encoding ATP-dependent Clp protease ATP-binding subunit ClpX, whose product MSRYYHDPANGQDLFCSFCGKGESRVGALIAGPRAYICEHCAADCQRLLDEELDHGWAQALAHLPRPRAIHAELDRYVIGQQKAKKVLAVAVYNHYKRLAARGRGATELAKSNVLLIGPSGSGKTLLVETLARQLQVPFVVADATSLTEAGYVGEDVESIVQRLLEAAGGDPDLAGRGIVYIDEVDKLASRSRSPGHGRDVSGEGVQQALLKMVEGSLVKAPARGGSAVARQPVQVDTREILFICGGAFQGLGELMKQRRSRAGIGFSAAPETPEMHAHSPEPADLTAYGLIPEFVGRLPVVAMLEELDEAALVRILTEPRNALVKQYAALLQADDCELLVTDQALHALAARALARGTGARGLRSVLEAVLLEPMFRVPELGDVERLVIDEATVAGGKPTYQRREARKAEPRRRRA is encoded by the coding sequence ATGAGTCGTTACTACCATGACCCCGCCAACGGCCAGGACCTGTTCTGTTCGTTCTGCGGCAAGGGCGAATCCCGGGTCGGCGCGCTGATCGCCGGCCCCCGGGCCTATATCTGCGAGCACTGCGCGGCGGACTGCCAGCGCCTGTTGGACGAGGAACTGGATCACGGCTGGGCCCAGGCGCTGGCCCATCTGCCCCGCCCGCGGGCGATACACGCCGAACTGGATCGCTACGTCATCGGCCAGCAGAAGGCCAAGAAAGTACTGGCGGTGGCGGTCTACAACCACTACAAACGCCTGGCCGCCCGCGGCCGGGGCGCAACGGAGCTGGCCAAGAGCAATGTGCTGCTGATCGGCCCCAGCGGCTCCGGCAAGACCCTGCTGGTGGAGACCCTGGCCCGTCAACTGCAGGTGCCCTTCGTGGTGGCCGACGCTACCAGCCTCACCGAGGCAGGCTATGTGGGCGAGGACGTGGAGAGCATCGTGCAGCGCTTGCTGGAAGCCGCCGGCGGCGACCCGGACCTGGCCGGCCGGGGCATTGTCTACATCGACGAGGTGGACAAGCTCGCCTCCCGCTCGCGCAGCCCGGGTCACGGCCGGGACGTTTCCGGCGAGGGCGTGCAGCAGGCGCTGTTGAAGATGGTGGAGGGCAGCCTGGTGAAAGCGCCCGCACGAGGCGGTAGCGCCGTGGCACGCCAGCCGGTTCAGGTGGACACCCGGGAGATCCTGTTCATCTGCGGCGGCGCCTTCCAAGGGCTGGGGGAGCTGATGAAACAGCGGCGCAGCCGCGCCGGCATCGGCTTCAGCGCGGCCCCGGAAACACCCGAGATGCACGCGCACAGCCCCGAACCCGCCGATCTGACCGCCTACGGCCTGATCCCGGAGTTCGTCGGCCGCCTGCCCGTGGTGGCCATGCTGGAGGAGCTGGATGAGGCGGCACTGGTACGCATTCTGACCGAGCCCCGCAATGCGCTGGTGAAACAATACGCGGCCTTGCTGCAGGCCGATGATTGCGAGCTTCTGGTGACGGACCAGGCGCTCCACGCCCTGGCGGCGCGAGCGCTGGCCCGGGGCACCGGGGCGCGGGGCTTGCGCTCGGTGCTGGAGGCGGTGCTTCTGGAGCCCATGTTCCGGGTGCCGGAGCTGGGAGATGTGGAGCGGCTGGTGATCGATGAGGCGACGGTTGCCGGTGGCAAGCCGACCTACCAGCGGCGCGAGGCGCGGAAGGCGGAACCGCGGCGACGCAGGGCCTGA
- the prmC gene encoding peptide chain release factor N(5)-glutamine methyltransferase, whose protein sequence is MSERSIADWLRAGEARLSGCSESAALDAQLLLAKALGQPRAYLLTWPERRPGVAAAAHYERLLQARAQGEPVAYLLGRQGFWSLELEVGPGVLVPRPETELLVECALEALGPGQEAAVLDLGTGSGAIILALAVERPRLRLTAVECSEPAWALARRNCEALAPGRVELLRGSWFEPLAGRRFQLIVSNPPYIGEQEPELAALAREPRGALVAQEAGLADLRHIIERAPAHLAPGGWLMLEHGYAQGGAVRSLMTARGFLGVLTQRDLAGLERVSLGRWPESA, encoded by the coding sequence GTGAGCGAGCGCAGCATCGCCGACTGGCTGCGCGCCGGTGAGGCACGGCTGAGCGGGTGCAGCGAGAGTGCCGCGCTGGATGCGCAATTGCTGCTCGCCAAAGCCCTGGGACAACCCCGCGCATATCTGCTCACCTGGCCGGAGCGCAGGCCGGGCGTGGCCGCGGCGGCCCATTACGAGCGCTTGCTGCAGGCCCGCGCCCAAGGCGAGCCGGTGGCCTATCTACTGGGCCGACAGGGCTTCTGGTCGCTGGAGCTGGAGGTCGGCCCCGGCGTGCTGGTGCCGCGGCCGGAGACCGAGTTGCTGGTGGAGTGCGCACTGGAAGCGCTGGGGCCCGGGCAAGAGGCCGCGGTGTTGGATCTGGGCACCGGCAGCGGGGCGATCATCCTCGCCCTGGCCGTGGAGAGGCCGCGGCTCAGGCTCACCGCGGTGGAGTGCAGCGAACCGGCCTGGGCGCTGGCCCGGCGCAACTGCGAGGCGCTGGCGCCGGGGCGGGTGGAGCTGCTGCGGGGCAGCTGGTTCGAGCCGCTGGCCGGGCGGCGCTTTCAGCTCATCGTCTCCAACCCCCCCTACATCGGCGAGCAGGAGCCGGAGCTTGCCGCTCTCGCCCGGGAGCCACGCGGCGCGCTGGTGGCCCAAGAGGCGGGCCTGGCGGATCTGCGTCACATCATCGAGCGGGCACCGGCGCATCTGGCGCCCGGCGGCTGGCTGATGCTGGAGCACGGTTATGCCCAAGGCGGTGCGGTACGGTCGCTGATGACGGCGCGGGGGTTCCTGGGCGTGCTCACCCAGCGGGATCTGGCAGGCCTCGAGCGGGTGAGCCTGGGCCGTTGGCCCGAGTCCGCATAG
- the prfA gene encoding peptide chain release factor 1 produces the protein MKASIRNKLDQLAERHEEVSALLSEPGIIAEQNRFAQLSREYARLEPVVHGLRDYRQTEEDLRAAEGMLADGDADIRQMAEDEIRAARDRLAEQEQALKLLLLPSDPNDDSNIYLEIRAGTGGDEAALFAGDLFRMYSRYAESQGWRIEVISASEGEHGGFKELIARVVGQGAYSRLKFESGAHRVQRVPETESQGRIHTSACTVAVLPEVADVEEISINPADLKVDTFRASGAGGQHVNKTDSAIRITHIPTGVVVECQEERSQHKNRAKALSLLQARLTSAEREKQQAEQSSQRKLLVGSGDRSERIRTYNFPQGRVTDHRINLTLYKLDEVLQGGLEQVIGPIISEYQADQLAALAGE, from the coding sequence GTGAAAGCATCGATCCGCAACAAGTTGGACCAGCTGGCCGAGCGCCACGAGGAAGTGAGCGCCCTGCTCTCGGAGCCGGGAATCATCGCCGAGCAGAACCGCTTCGCCCAGCTTTCCCGGGAATACGCGCGCCTGGAGCCGGTGGTGCACGGGCTGCGCGATTATCGCCAGACCGAGGAAGACCTGCGGGCCGCCGAAGGCATGCTGGCCGATGGTGACGCGGACATCCGCCAGATGGCCGAGGACGAGATCCGGGCGGCCCGGGACAGGCTCGCCGAGCAGGAGCAGGCATTGAAGCTGCTGCTGCTGCCCAGCGACCCCAATGACGACAGCAATATCTATCTGGAAATCCGCGCGGGGACCGGCGGCGACGAGGCCGCGCTGTTCGCCGGCGATCTGTTCCGCATGTACAGCCGCTACGCGGAGAGTCAGGGCTGGCGCATCGAGGTGATCAGCGCCAGCGAGGGCGAGCACGGCGGGTTCAAGGAGCTGATCGCCCGGGTGGTGGGCCAGGGCGCCTACTCCCGGCTTAAATTCGAATCCGGCGCCCACCGGGTGCAGCGGGTGCCCGAGACCGAATCCCAGGGGCGCATCCACACCTCCGCCTGCACGGTGGCGGTGCTGCCGGAGGTGGCGGACGTGGAGGAGATCAGCATCAACCCGGCGGATCTCAAGGTGGACACCTTCCGCGCCTCGGGCGCCGGCGGCCAGCACGTCAACAAGACCGACTCCGCCATCCGCATCACCCACATCCCCACCGGTGTGGTGGTGGAATGCCAGGAGGAGCGCTCCCAGCACAAGAACCGCGCCAAGGCGCTGTCCTTGCTGCAGGCGCGCCTGACCAGCGCCGAGCGGGAGAAGCAGCAGGCCGAGCAGAGCAGCCAGCGCAAGCTGCTGGTGGGCAGCGGCGACCGGTCCGAGCGGATCCGCACCTACAATTTTCCCCAGGGACGGGTAACGGACCACCGCATCAACCTCACCCTCTACAAGCTCGACGAGGTGCTGCAGGGCGGGCTGGAGCAGGTGATCGGGCCGATCATCAGCGAGTACCAGGCGGACCAGCTGGCGGCGCTGGCCGGGGAATGA
- a CDS encoding 3-deoxy-7-phosphoheptulonate synthase: MDEQHVDNLNVVSLDLMPTPAEIKRKLPLSEAAARTVVEGRKVVQNILDGSDPRMLVVVGPCSIHDTKAAKEYAQRLKALHDELKDTLYIVMRVYFEKPRTTVGWKGLINDPYMDDSFRIEEGLQMARELLLYVNELGLPAGTEALDPLTPQYLADLISWTAIGARTTESQTHREIASGLSSPVGFKNGTDGSLQVAINALQSAASPHSFLGINQDGQSAVVRTRGNRYGHVVLRGGERPNYDSVSIALCEKELDDAGLRTKLVVDCSHSNSNKDPALQPLVLENLVNQVLEGNRSIVGVMLESHLGWGNQKPGKPEELQYGVSITDACIDWDTTASCLRESANKLREVLATRESESPAAAGA, translated from the coding sequence ATGGACGAGCAGCACGTAGACAACCTCAACGTCGTGAGCCTGGACTTAATGCCCACCCCCGCCGAGATCAAGCGCAAGCTGCCTCTGAGCGAGGCGGCGGCGCGCACCGTGGTGGAAGGGCGCAAGGTGGTGCAGAACATCCTCGACGGCAGCGATCCGCGCATGCTGGTCGTGGTGGGGCCTTGTTCCATCCACGACACGAAGGCGGCCAAGGAGTATGCCCAGCGCCTCAAGGCCCTGCACGATGAGCTCAAGGACACCCTCTACATCGTCATGCGGGTGTACTTCGAGAAGCCCCGCACCACCGTGGGCTGGAAGGGGCTGATCAACGACCCCTACATGGACGATTCCTTCCGCATCGAGGAAGGCCTGCAGATGGCGCGGGAGCTGCTGCTGTACGTGAACGAGCTGGGCCTGCCCGCCGGCACCGAGGCGCTGGACCCGCTGACCCCGCAATATCTCGCGGATCTGATCAGCTGGACCGCCATCGGCGCGCGCACCACCGAATCCCAGACCCATCGCGAGATCGCCAGCGGCTTGTCCAGCCCGGTGGGCTTCAAGAACGGCACCGACGGCAGCCTGCAGGTGGCGATCAACGCCCTGCAGTCCGCCGCCTCGCCCCACAGCTTCCTGGGCATCAACCAGGATGGCCAATCGGCGGTGGTCCGCACCCGCGGCAACCGCTACGGCCACGTGGTGCTGCGCGGCGGCGAACGGCCCAACTACGACTCGGTGAGCATCGCCCTGTGCGAGAAGGAGCTGGATGACGCCGGCCTGCGCACCAAGCTGGTGGTGGACTGCAGCCACTCCAACTCCAACAAGGACCCGGCCTTGCAGCCGCTGGTGCTGGAGAACCTGGTCAATCAGGTGTTGGAGGGCAATCGCTCCATCGTCGGCGTGATGCTCGAGAGCCATCTGGGCTGGGGCAATCAGAAGCCCGGCAAGCCCGAGGAACTGCAGTACGGCGTGTCCATCACCGATGCCTGCATCGACTGGGACACCACCGCCAGTTGCCTGCGCGAGTCGGCGAACAAGCTGCGCGAGGTGCTGGCGACTCGGGAGTCCGAGAGCCCCGCGGCGGCGGGAGCTTGA
- the hemA gene encoding glutamyl-tRNA reductase — translation MSLLVLGLSHHSAPVEVRERVVFDAEQLQGALRELGTERGVAEAAIISTCNRTELYAVAEQAEVLRAWLHRHHRLAPDSLDGHLYQHEGEQAVHHLLRVASGLDSLVLGEPQILGQAKSAYGEALSAGTLGGVLDRLFQHSFAVAKQVRSDTAIGASPVSVAYAAVRLAHQIFGELGQQRALLIGAGEMMELTARHLRDHGLGGLTVANRSLEKAQQLAAQHQGRGIALPDIPAQLVETDIIIASTASRLPILGKGSVERALKARKHRPIFMVDMAVPRDIEPEVGELADVYLYTVDDLREVIQENLRSRREAARQAEAIIVEQSGRYLRWLRSQDAVALIREYRERARRSRDEVMARAQARLRRGEPAEQVLEYLAYTLTNKLTHAPTRGLREAAGEGEQATLAAYARLLDVARKPQ, via the coding sequence ATGTCCCTTCTCGTCCTTGGCCTCAGTCATCACAGCGCGCCGGTAGAGGTCCGCGAGCGGGTCGTGTTCGATGCAGAGCAGCTTCAGGGTGCTCTGCGAGAACTCGGCACCGAGCGGGGCGTCGCCGAGGCCGCGATCATCTCCACCTGCAACCGCACCGAGCTCTACGCCGTGGCGGAGCAGGCCGAGGTGCTGCGCGCGTGGTTGCACCGCCATCACCGGCTCGCCCCGGACAGCCTGGACGGGCACCTCTATCAGCATGAGGGCGAACAGGCGGTGCATCATCTGTTGCGGGTGGCGAGCGGGCTGGACTCGCTGGTGCTGGGCGAGCCGCAGATCCTCGGCCAGGCCAAGAGCGCCTACGGCGAGGCGCTTAGCGCGGGCACCCTGGGCGGGGTGCTGGACCGGCTGTTCCAGCACAGTTTCGCGGTGGCCAAGCAGGTGCGCAGCGACACCGCCATCGGCGCTAGCCCCGTGTCGGTGGCTTATGCCGCGGTGCGCCTCGCGCATCAGATCTTCGGTGAACTGGGCCAGCAGCGCGCGCTGTTGATCGGCGCCGGCGAAATGATGGAGCTCACCGCGCGGCACCTGCGCGATCATGGCCTGGGCGGGCTTACCGTGGCGAACCGTAGCCTGGAGAAGGCGCAACAGCTCGCCGCCCAGCACCAGGGTCGCGGCATCGCGCTGCCGGACATCCCGGCGCAGCTGGTCGAGACCGACATCATCATCGCCTCCACCGCCAGCCGCCTGCCCATACTCGGCAAGGGCAGCGTGGAGCGGGCGCTGAAGGCGCGCAAGCACCGCCCCATATTCATGGTGGACATGGCCGTGCCCCGGGACATCGAGCCGGAAGTGGGCGAGCTTGCCGATGTGTACCTTTACACGGTGGATGATCTGCGCGAGGTCATTCAGGAGAATCTGCGCTCGCGCCGCGAGGCCGCCCGGCAGGCCGAGGCGATCATCGTCGAGCAGAGCGGGCGCTACCTGCGCTGGCTGCGCAGCCAGGACGCGGTGGCGCTGATCCGCGAATACCGCGAGCGCGCCCGGCGCAGCCGGGACGAGGTCATGGCGCGGGCCCAGGCCCGGCTGCGCCGGGGCGAGCCCGCCGAGCAAGTGCTGGAGTATCTGGCCTACACCCTGACCAATAAACTCACCCACGCCCCCACCCGCGGCCTGCGCGAAGCCGCCGGCGAGGGGGAGCAGGCGACTCTGGCGGCCTACGCCCGGCTGCTGGACGTGGCAAGGAAACCGCAGTGA
- a CDS encoding Trm112 family protein, whose amino-acid sequence MDKKLLDILCCPVTKQPVKVLSRDKLKTLNARIAEGSVRSYGDEPVRAALTEALVTDNGERIYPVEDGIPIMLQERGISAREAGLK is encoded by the coding sequence ATGGACAAGAAGCTGCTGGACATCCTCTGTTGCCCGGTGACCAAACAGCCGGTAAAGGTGCTCTCCAGGGACAAGCTCAAGACGCTCAACGCGCGCATCGCCGAGGGCTCGGTGCGCAGTTACGGCGACGAACCGGTGCGCGCCGCGCTCACCGAGGCACTGGTCACCGACAATGGCGAGCGCATCTACCCGGTGGAAGACGGCATTCCCATCATGCTCCAGGAGCGCGGGATCAGCGCCCGCGAAGCCGGTCTGAAGTAG